Proteins encoded in a region of the Sugiyamaella lignohabitans strain CBS 10342 chromosome B, complete sequence genome:
- the CDC28 gene encoding cyclin-dependent serine/threonine-protein kinase CDC28 (Cyclin-dependent kinase (CDK) catalytic subunit; master regulator of mitotic and meiotic cell cycles; alternately associates with G1 (CLNs), S and G2/M (CLBs) phase cyclins, which provide substrate specificity; regulates cell cycle and basal transcription, chromosome duplication and segregation, lipid biosynthesis, membrane trafficking, polarized growth, and morphogenesis; abundance increases in DNA replication stress; transcript induction in osmostress involves antisense RNA; GO_component: GO:0000235 - astral microtubule [Evidence IDA] [PMID 15256500]; GO_component: GO:0005935 - cellular bud neck [Evidence IDA] [PMID 12554645]; GO_component: GO:0000307 - cyclin-dependent protein kinase holoenzyme complex [Evidence IDA] [PMID 1849458]; GO_component: GO:0000307 - cyclin-dependent protein kinase holoenzyme complex [Evidence IDA] [PMID 2142620]; GO_component: GO:0005737 - cytoplasm [Evidence IDA] [PMID 3312233]; GO_component: GO:0005783 - endoplasmic reticulum [Evidence IDA] [PMID 17560371]; GO_component: GO:0005634 - nucleus [Evidence IDA] [PMID 14685274]; GO_component: GO:0005840 - ribosome [Evidence IDA] [PMID 16702403]; GO_component: GO:0005816 - spindle pole body [Evidence IDA] [PMID 12554645]; GO_function: GO:0005524 - ATP binding [Evidence IEA,IEA]; GO_function: GO:0000993 - RNA polymerase II core binding [Evidence IDA] [PMID 22689984]; GO_function: GO:0004693 - cyclin-dependent protein serine/threonine kinase activity [Evidence IEA]; GO_function: GO:0004693 - cyclin-dependent protein serine/threonine kinase activity [Evidence IDA] [PMID 2142620]; GO_function: GO:0042393 - histone binding [Evidence IDA] [PMID 20855529]; GO_function: GO:0016301 - kinase activity [Evidence IEA]; GO_function: GO:0000166 - nucleotide binding [Evidence IEA]; GO_function: GO:0004672 - protein kinase activity [Evidence IEA]; GO_function: GO:0004672 - protein kinase activity [Evidence IDA] [PMID 16319894]; GO_function: GO:0004674 - protein serine/threonine kinase activity [Evidence IEA,IEA]; GO_function: GO:0004674 - protein serine/threonine kinase activity [Evidence IDA] [PMID 22689984]; GO_function: GO:0004674 - protein serine/threonine kinase activity [Evidence IDA] [PMID 23314252]; GO_function: GO:0004674 - protein serine/threonine kinase activity [Evidence IDA] [PMID 24319056]; GO_function: GO:0016740 - transferase activity [Evidence IEA]; GO_function: GO:0016772 - transferase activity, transferring phosphorus-containing groups [Evidence IEA]; GO_process: GO:0006370 - 7-methylguanosine mRNA capping [Evidence IMP] [PMID 22689984]; GO_process: GO:0007049 - cell cycle [Evidence IEA]; GO_process: GO:0051301 - cell division [Evidence IEA]; GO_process: GO:0006338 - chromatin remodeling [Evidence IMP] [PMID 20855529]; GO_process: GO:0000706 - meiotic DNA double-strand break processing [Evidence IGI] [PMID 20150422]; GO_process: GO:0007067 - mitotic nuclear division [Evidence IEA]; GO_process: GO:2001033 - negative regulation of double-strand break repair via nonhomologous end joining [Evidence IMP] [PMID 19699692]; GO_process: GO:0051447 - negative regulation of meiotic cell cycle [Evidence IMP] [PMID 12081645]; GO_process: GO:0045930 - negative regulation of mitotic cell cycle [Evidence IDA] [PMID 10074450]; GO_process: GO:0045875 - negative regulation of sister chromatid cohesion [Evidence IMP] [PMID 21549314]; GO_process: GO:0045892 - negative regulation of transcription, DNA-templated [Evidence IMP] [PMID 12081645]; GO_process: GO:0045892 - negative regulation of transcription, DNA-templated [Evidence IDA,IMP] [PMID 14993267]; GO_process: GO:0018105 - peptidyl-serine phosphorylation [Evidence IDA] [PMID 23314252]; GO_process: GO:0016310 - phosphorylation [Evidence IEA]; GO_process: GO:0070816 - phosphorylation of RNA polymerase II C-terminal domain [Evidence IDA] [PMID 22689984]; GO_process: GO:0051446 - positive regulation of meiotic cell cycle [Evidence IDA,IMP] [PMID 16814718]; GO_process: GO:0051446 - positive regulation of meiotic cell cycle [Evidence IMP] [PMID 2680756]; GO_process: GO:0045931 - positive regulation of mitotic cell cycle [Evidence IMP] [PMID 2165600]; GO_process: GO:0045931 - positive regulation of mitotic cell cycle [Evidence IMP] [PMID 7002718]; GO_process: GO:0010571 - positive regulation of nuclear cell cycle DNA replication [Evidence IMP] [PMID 12783856]; GO_process: GO:0010571 - positive regulation of nuclear cell cycle DNA replication [Evidence IDA,IMP] [PMID 14747467]; GO_process: GO:0010571 - positive regulation of nuclear cell cycle DNA replication [Evidence IMP] [PMID 4580573]; GO_process: GO:0010696 - positive regulation of spindle pole body separation [Evidence IGI,IMP] [PMID 16688214]; GO_process: GO:0010696 - positive regulation of spindle pole body separation [Evidence IMP] [PMID 8887667]; GO_process: GO:0045944 - positive regulation of transcription from RNA polymerase II promoter [Evidence IMP] [PMID 22689984]; GO_process: GO:0045893 - positive regulation of transcription, DNA-templated [Evidence IDA,IGI] [PMID 1652372]; GO_process: GO:0010898 - positive regulation of triglyceride catabolic process [Evidence IGI,IMP] [PMID 19150427]; GO_process: GO:0006468 - protein phosphorylation [Evidence IEA]; GO_process: GO:0006468 - protein phosphorylation [Evidence IDA] [PMID 16319894]; GO_process: GO:0010568 - regulation of budding cell apical bud growth [Evidence IGI,IMP] [PMID 17417630]; GO_process: GO:0010569 - regulation of double-strand break repair via homologous recombination [Evidence IMP] [PMID 15496928]; GO_process: GO:0010570 - regulation of filamentous growth [Evidence IMP] [PMID 9891070]; GO_process: GO:0032880 - regulation of protein localization [Evidence IMP] [PMID 19188495]; GO_process: GO:0032880 - regulation of protein localization [Evidence IMP] [PMID 20702586]; GO_process: GO:0007130 - synaptonemal complex assembly [Evidence IMP] [PMID 20825495]; GO_process: GO:0016192 - vesicle-mediated transport [Evidence IMP] [PMID 22767578]), translated as MRDDYIVSLYNIVHSDSHKLYLVFEFLDLDLKKYMESIPANMGLEPDMVKRFMSQLVKGTRYCHSHRILHRDLKPQNLLIDKEGNLKLADFGLARAFGVPLRTYTHEVVTLWYRAPEILLGGRQYSTGVDMWSIGCIFAEMVTRKPLFPGDSEIDEIFKIFRLLGTPNESVWPGVTSLPDFKTTFPQWSKRRIESQVTGLDELGLDLLENLLAYDPAMRISAKRAILHPYFEIDGQSSVGNRDMAHERVVQQQHGQALRA; from the coding sequence ATGAGAGATGACTACATCGTTTCGCTCTACAATATTGTTCATTCCGATTCTCACAAGTTATACCTCGTGTTTGAGTTCTTGGACCTAGATTTGAAAAAGTATATGGAGTCTATTCCAGCAAATATGGGATTAGAGCCTGATATGGTCAAACGTTTCATGAGTCAACTTGTCAAAGGAACTCGTTACTGCCACTCACACAGGATTCTTCACCGCGATTTGAAACCTCAAAACttattgattgataaaGAGGGAAATCTCAAATTGGCCGATTTCGGATTAGCCCGAGCATTTGGTGTACCACTGCGTACTTATACGCACGAAGTTGTTACATTGTGGTATAGAGCTCCGGAGATTTTATTGGGTGGCCGTCAGTACTCTACTGGTGTTGACATGTGGTCTATTGGCTGCATTTTTGCGGAAATGGTCACTAGAAAGCCTCTATTCCCTGGAGACTCGGAAATCGATGAGATTTTCAAGATCTTCCGTTTACTAGGTACACCTAATGAATCTGTATGGCCAGGAGTTACGTCGCTGCCAGATTTCAAAACTACCTTCCCACAATGGAGCAAGAGACGAATTGAAAGTCAAGTTACCGGCCTTGATGAGCTGGGCCTTGATTTACTTGAAAATCTTTTAGCTTATGATCCTGCCATGCGTATTAGTGCTAAACGGGCCATTCTCCATCCAtactttgaaattgatggcCAATCTTCAGTCGGAAATAGAGATATGGCACATGAACGGGTAgttcagcaacagcatgGCCAGGCTCTGCGAGCTTAA
- the JLP1 gene encoding Jlp1p (Fe(II)-dependent sulfonate/alpha-ketoglutarate dioxygenase; involved in sulfonate catabolism for use as a sulfur source; contains sequence that resembles a J domain (typified by the E. coli DnaJ protein); induced by sulphur starvation; GO_component: GO:0005575 - cellular_component [Evidence ND]; GO_function: GO:0051213 - dioxygenase activity [Evidence IEA]; GO_function: GO:0046872 - metal ion binding [Evidence IEA]; GO_function: GO:0016491 - oxidoreductase activity [Evidence IEA,IEA]; GO_function: GO:0000907 - sulfonate dioxygenase activity [Evidence IDA] [PMID 10482536]; GO_process: GO:0046306 - alkanesulfonate catabolic process [Evidence IEA]; GO_process: GO:0055114 - oxidation-reduction process [Evidence IEA,IEA]; GO_process: GO:0044273 - sulfur compound catabolic process [Evidence IMP] [PMID 10482536]): MAPTAETQAPLTPNKGKFLRGVADINEASLARLSLREKKEKITPYEFEHLSPAYPDIHWEPLKELEYTDKALGADEEYKELFKAVTSYRHVTPKFGTVLEGVNLAELNDKQKAELAHLTAYRGVIFFRDQKDLDIHKQLDLGRFWGKLHKHATTALPRDWEKGLDEVHVVFANEYRPPSQAYPQSYLWHSDVSYELQPPAYTTLKLLDGPEEAGGDTLWISGYGLYDALSPGLKEYVEKHTALHSAHEQADGARANGKTVRRDPIVTEHPLVRVHPVTGYKSLYVNPGFTRSIVGVPKAESDAILQYLFSLIATSQEYTARFTWGKHDLALWDNRVTVHSATYGFYPNRRHAVRVTVHGETPYYDPNGKSQQEEIDAQLQRKTYIDGSKGINYND, from the coding sequence ATGGCACCAACGGCAGAGACTCAAGCACCCCTCACTCCTAATAAAGGCAAGTTCCTTCGAGGAGTTGCTGATATTAATGAGGCATCCCTTGCAAGACTCTCGTTAAgagaaaagaaggagaagataACTCCATATGAGTTTGAACATTTGTCACCTGCCTATCCTGATATTCATTGGGAACCTCTCAAGGAGCTTGAGTACACAGACAAGGCtcttggtgctgatgaggaATATAAAGAGCTGTTCAAGGCTGTCACTTCTTATAGACATGTCACTCCGAAGTTTGGAACTGTGCTCGAAGGTGTTAATCTTGCTGAGTTGAATGATAAGCAAAAGGCGGAGCTGGCTCACCTTACTGCTTATAGAGGTGTGATTTTCTTTAGAGACCAAAAGGATTTGGATATTCATAAGCAACTTGATTTGGGACGATTCTGGGGTAAACTTCACAAGCATGCTACGACGGCATTGCCCAGAGACTGGGAGAAGGGACTTGACGAAGTCCATGTTGTGTTTGCTAATGAATACAGACCACCCAGTCAAGCATATCCTCAAAGCTATTTATGGCACTCAGATGTTTCATATGAGTTGCAACCCCCCGCATACACAACATTAAAACTTTTAGACGGACCCGAGgaggctggtggtgatactCTATGGATCTCAGGATATGGATTATATGATGCTCTTTCTCCTGGTTTGAAGGAATATGTGGAGAAGCACACTGCACTTCACTCTGCTCACGAGCAGGCCGATGGTGCTCGTGCTAACGGCAAGACTGTCCGCCGTGATCCTATCGTTACTGAGCACCCACTTGTTCGTGTGCACCCAGTTACTGGATACAAGTCTTTATATGTCAATCCTGGTTTCACTAGAAGCATTGTTGGTGTTCCCAAGGCTGAATCAGATGCTATCCTTCAATATCTGTTCAGTTTGATTGCTACTAGCCAGGAGTATACTGCTAGGTTTACATGGGGCAAACACGACTTGGCACTGTGGGATAACAGAGTTACTGTCCACTCTGCCACTTATGGTTTCTATCCTAATCGTAGACATGCTGTTAGAGTCACTGTTCATGGTGAGACTCCATACTACGACCCTAATGGTAAGAGCcaacaagaagagattgaTGCCCAATTGCAACGCAAGACATACATTGACGGTAGCAAAGGAATCAATTACAATGATTAA
- the SKG3 gene encoding Skg3p (hypothetical protein; green fluorescent protein (GFP)-fusion protein localizes to the cell periphery, cytoplasm, bud, and bud neck; potential Cdc28p substrate; similar to Skg4p; relocalizes from bud neck to cytoplasm upon DNA replication stress; SKG3 has a paralog, CAF120, that arose from the whole genome duplication; GO_component: GO:0005933 - cellular bud [Evidence IDA] [PMID 14562095]; GO_component: GO:0005935 - cellular bud neck [Evidence IEA]; GO_component: GO:0005935 - cellular bud neck [Evidence IDA] [PMID 14562095]; GO_component: GO:0005935 - cellular bud neck [Evidence IDA] [PMID 22842922]; GO_component: GO:0005934 - cellular bud tip [Evidence IDA] [PMID 22842922]; GO_component: GO:0005737 - cytoplasm [Evidence IEA,IEA]; GO_component: GO:0005737 - cytoplasm [Evidence IDA] [PMID 14562095]; GO_component: GO:0016020 - membrane [Evidence IEA]; GO_component: GO:0005886 - plasma membrane [Evidence IEA,IEA]; GO_function: GO:0003674 - molecular_function [Evidence ND]; GO_process: GO:0008150 - biological_process [Evidence ND]): protein MSVPSYNSPYNQGHTQGEQFEGDYQRGSGPIAPPHHVPVNQQRQQSKPGLQPPHSLNPIPGITKRLRRLSISSSSSNSASNTPLANSPAVMEVSKFSSPPSAISQSPRLGTDLETVRSNSPLPELPKDTPPEMIPVLSLLAAQQNREYFRGYFMLLNDLTSQGKSSSDRKWTEVFGKLTGTVLSIWDAASLDGTLDGKPPTPTYINITDSAFKSIPKLPSPNGDLDNIIVLSTTMKNRYLLQFSAVKQFHDWTAALRLSVFEYLSLQEAYTGALLSAKGSKLNGIRTLLSETKFRHEEWCRVRFGAGMPWKKCWAVITPPDMKKKKKMPLPGTISFYEDPKHSKGGSPLAVATAGYAAYAIYPERSVLVNGSTLIKIDGKVIFSDSDGEKDTGIFLMPEQHPGVVGYETLIRFLIPVLDVFKLYGRPHRLNADKSDIRSLLFGMPTLPRCQYLDVVDLSLLVAVSGSDKWSGYEWTKNIKELLARKISTGYRGTGSIHQVISTSPLGSEVTIQERRDRAVSNPNPPDARLIASTNAMNNVTPATSSPLVNTTLAGASPNLGAISTAPLAVRQAPSPPKQNNAPLRQPQQQQPPQAHQIVPQSQANAHAAQNSQPRYPGQQGPGPNAVYGTNSNRMPQPAVRNAPPPPLGVNNLSVPRGSHERSASEGQDPNNLMSTVGPSTQPLSPLVDEYRSEFPPRPSYERGPPSGSSESFMTADDEGRSNSRAGIREELFGSREPIDSINSIGARNVHTGFEGAPPTSPVKSQNPRQPASPPKQSPVHRRPVSSEISPAPQQKPAVNMFDPTANTSPSNLTYNQQPPPRDQFYQPPARSQSPRPRSPLQPPYHQQQPRSQSPAGVRPTGQYMGQPAPQQQQYQPPRAVGQGPSRPYSPGPGGPGRQQRPLNQQPVPQRPYNGPRSPGYQQQQQQQQQQQQAQQYPQQAQQQAQQQQQQQGRGYQQRQPPHDPYGRRTPPPSMFGNAPPQSPQYQQ, encoded by the coding sequence ATGTCCGTTCCTTCTTATAACTCTCCCTATAATCAAGGGCATACTCAAGGCGAACAGTTCGAGGGTGACTATCAGAGGGGATCCGGTCCTATAGCCCCCCCACACCACGTTCCAGTGAATCAACAGCGTCAACAATCAAAGCCTGGCCTTCAGCCACCTCATTCGTTAAATCCCATTCCAGGAATTACAAAGAGACTACGTCGACTGAGtatatcatcatcttcatcaaacaGCGCTTCGAATACACCATTAGCAAACTCTCCAGCTGTTATGGAGGTATCAAAATTCTCTTCGCCTCCTTCGGCTATTTCGCAATCACCGAGATTGGGAACTGATCTGGAGACTGTGCGCTCAAATTCTCCTTTACCCGAGTTGCCGAAAGACACCCCACCAGAGATGATTCCTGTACTTTCGTTACTAGCAGCTCAGCAAAACCGAGAATATTTCCGAGGTTACTTTATGCTTTTAAATGATTTGACTTCGCAAGGAAAGTCTTCCTCAGATAGAAAATGGACAGAAGTGTTTGGCAAACTCACGGGAACTGTGTTGTCGATTTGGGATGCGGCCTCTTTGGATGGAACTTTGGACGGCAAACCACCAACTCCTACttatattaatatcacTGATTCTGCGTTCAAGTCGATTCCTAAACTTCCCTCACCCAATGGCGACCTGGACAATATCATTGTTCTATCTACGACAATGAAGAAtcgttatttattacaattTTCTGCTGTTAAGCAATTTCACGATTGGACCGCTGCACTTAGACTGTCTGTATTTGAGTACCTCAGTCTCCAAGAAGCCTACACTGGAGCCCTACTATCTGCTAAAGGTTCTAAACTAAATGGTATTCGTACTTTACTTAGCGAGACAAAGTTTCGCCATGAAGAATGGTGCCGTGTACGTTTTGGAGCTGGTATGCCATGGAAGAAGTGTTGGGCTGTTATTACACCTCCTGatatgaaaaagaagaagaaaatgccATTACCTGGCACAATTTCCTTTTATGAAGATCCAAAGCATTCCAAGGGTGGCAGCCCTTTGGCTGTAGCCACTGCTGGTTATGCTGCGTATGCCATTTATCCTGAACGGTCTGTGCTTGTTAATGGCTCTACTCTGATTAAAATCGACGGTAAGGTCATTTTCAGTGATTCGGATGGCGAGAAGGATACCGGTATTTTCCTCATGCCAGAGCAACACCctggtgttgttggttATGAAACTCTTATTCGATTTTTGATTCCTGTGCTTGATGTTTTCAAATTGTATGGTAGGCCTCATCGTTTGAACGCCGATAAGTCTGACATTAGATCGCTTTTGTTTGGTATGCCAACATTACCCAGATGTCAATATCTTGATGTTGTCGATCTCAGTTTACTAGTTGCAGTGTCTGGTAGCGACAAATGGTCTGGCTATGAATGGACTAAAAATATTAAGGAATTACTGGCTCGTAAAATCTCCACAGGATATAGAGGTACTGGTTCTATTCACCAAGTTATTTCTACTTCTCCTTTGGGAAGTGAGGTGACTATTCAAGAGCGCAGGGACAGGGCTGTTTCCAATCCCAACCCTCCTGATGCTAGATTGATTGCTAGTACCAATGCTATGAATAATGTTACTCCAGCGACCTCCTCTCCATTAGTAAACACTACTcttgctggtgctagtCCTAACTTGGGTGCCATTAGCACAGCTCCTCTAGCTGTCCGTCAAGCTCCAAGCCCTCCTAAGCAAAATAATGCGCCCCTAAgacaaccacaacaacagcaaccacCACAGGCACACCAGATTGTGCCTCAGTCCCAAGCTAACGCACATGCTGCTCAAAATTCGCAGCCGAGATACCCTGGCCAACAGGGACCAGGACCGAATGCTGTCTATGGAACCAATTCTAACAGGATGCCTCAACCAGCTGTACGCAAcgctccaccaccaccacttgGAGTCAACAATCTATCTGTTCCAAGAGGTAGTCATGAGAGAAGTGCATCAGAGGGACAAGATCCTAATAATTTAATGTCTACAGTAGGTCCTTCCACCCAGCCGCTTTCACCTTTGGTGGATGAATACCGATCGGAGTTCCCTCCAAGACCGTCTTATGAGCGAGGACCAccttctggttcttctgaGTCGTTTATGACCGCAGATGATGAAGGACGATCGAATTCCAGGGCTGGAATCAGAGAAGAACTTTTCGGATCTCGAGAACCAATTGATTCTATCAATTCAATTGGTGCGAGAAATGTCCATACAGGATTTGAGGGAGCACCTCCTACTTCGCCAGTCAAATCTCAAAACCCTCGTCAGCCTGCATCTCCACCTAAACAGAGTCCCGTTCACCGACGTCCAGTATCTTCGGAAATCTCCCCTGCACCACAGCAGAAACCTGCTGTAAACATGTTTGATCCTACTGCTAATACTTCACCATCCAACTTGACATACAACCAGCAACCTCCTCCAAGGGACCAATTCTACCAGCCTCCTGCTAGATCACAATCTCCACGTCCTAGATCGCCTTTGCAACCACCCtaccatcagcaacagcctAGAAGTCAATCGCCTGCAGGTGTACGACCAACGGGCCAATATATGGGACAACCTGCAccccaacagcagcagtatcaACCCCCACGTGCTGTTGGTCAAGGACCCTCTCGTCCTTATTCTCCTGGTCCAGGTGGTCCCGGTCGCCAGCAGCGTCCCCTCAATCAACAACCAGTCCCTCAGAGACCCTACAATGGACCTCGAAGTCCTGgatatcaacagcaacagcaacagcagcagcaacaacagcaggcACAACAGTATCCACAACAAGCCCAACAACAAgcccaacaacaacaacaacaacagggACGTGGTTACCAACAACGCCAGCCTCCTCACGACCCTTATGGACGTCGGACTCCTCCACCATCGATGTTTGGAAATGCCCCACCCCAATCCCCACAATACCAGCAATAA